Proteins from a genomic interval of Toxotes jaculatrix isolate fToxJac2 chromosome 5, fToxJac2.pri, whole genome shotgun sequence:
- the eps8l2 gene encoding epidermal growth factor receptor kinase substrate 8-like protein 2 isoform X2: MSALGPQSRQANGVARSDSKISAKALYEQRKKYSNSNFIMHETSQYHVEHLSTFIMDKTESIATVDDAIKKLVLLDSKDKIWTQEMLLQVTDKAVRLLDCDTQEELENFPLSTIHMSQTVLNQTRYPSVLLLVCQDKEQHRPDIHFFHCDEVEAEMVHADIDSAIGDNKHGKKMRLQTLKVNQEKMKRHRETILPPSAPKGPSPAPKGRVAATNTQDRRASGQNDTESHETLAQRIEKDVQILNCALDDIEIFVARLQKAAEAFSQLNQRNKSKKNKKKGPAEGMLTLRAKPPSEAEFIDSLQKLKLALNLLAKLKKHIQNPSASELVHFLFGPLELVLQSCGSPELARSVISPHLSKDAVDFLRGHLIPKEMTIFELLGDGWTKPRAEWPRDQCAPPYYPKFRNGWEPPAELFRTAPWETEGPTGPLGPGPTSPDYRKHSEDFYGTHSSSSSNGSYNGKPHTRKYAKILYHFVARNANELSVLQDEILEVIEDDKQWWKLRNRSGQAGYVPFNILDVVKVEDPEGIFNQQGYRTSPPLSPGNSFNMGRPQDKMMDEVKNELLKTITANKSQLPARKFRVERSLGSQVPLTFDSNPEQVTTWLNSKGFSKPTVECLGILTGAQLFSLNKEELKAVCGDEGGRVYCQVTVQKTQLEKTSGDSELQEIMKRRQERIDSGSKD, encoded by the exons ATGAGTGCCCTGGGACCTCAGTCGAGGCAAGCCAA TGGAGTGGCCAGATCGGACAGCAAGATCAGCGCCAAGGCCCTCTACG aacagaggaagaaataCTCCAACTCCAACTTTATCATGCATGAGACGTCGCAGTATCATGTTGAG cacCTCTCTACGTTCATTATGGATAAGACAGAGTCCATTGCCACAGTGGACGATGCCATTAAGAAACTGGTCCTTCTGGATTCAAAGGACAAAATATGGACGCAGGAGATGCTCCTCCAGGTCACAGACAAGGCGGTCAGGCTGCTGGACTGTGACACACAG GAAGAGTTGGAGAACTTTCCTCTCTCCACCATCCACATGTCTCAGACAGTGCTGAATCAGACACGTTAcccctctgtgctgctgctcgtGTGTCAGGACAAGGAGCAGCACAGACCTGACATCCACTTCTTCCACTGTGATGAGGTGGAG GCTGAGATGGTTCATGCGGATATAGACAGTGCCATTGGAGACAACAAGCATGGAAAGAAAATGAGGCTTCAGACTCTGAA GGTGAACCAGGAGAAAATGAAGCGTCACAGGGAAACCATCCTCCCACCCTCGGCTCCCAAGGGCCCTTCACCTGCTCCTAAGGGACGAGTggcagccacaaacacacagg ATAGACGAGCCTCCGGACAAAATGACACAGAGTCACATGAAACTCTGGCCCAGCGTATTGAGAAGGATGTG CAAATCCTCAACTGTGCCCTGGATGACATAGAAATCTTTGTGGCACGGCTGCAAAAGGCAGCAGAAGCGTTTTCCCAGCTCAACCAGCGCAACAAGAGtaagaagaataagaagaaaGGACCAGCAg AGGGCATGCTGACCCTCCGAGCAAAGCCCCCCTCTGAAGCAGAGTTCATTGATAGCCTGCAGAAACTGAAGCTGGCCTTGAACCTCTTG GCCAAACTGAAGAAACACATACAGAATCCAAGTGCGTCTGAGCTGGTTCATTTCCTCTTTGGCCCTCTGGAGCTG gtgctgcagagctgtgggAGCCCTGAACTGGCACGTTCAGTCATCTCTCCTCACCTTTCCAAAGATGCTGTTGACTTCCTGCGGGGACACCTCATCCCCAAAGAGATGACCATCTTTGAGCTTCTGGGGGATGGCTGGACCAAACCCAG AGCAGAGTGGCCCAGGGATCAGTGTGCTCCTCCCTATTACCCAAAGTTCCGTAACGGCTGGGAGCCGCCGGCAGAGCTCTTCAGAACAGCCCCATGGGAAACAGAGGGGCCCACAGGGCCTCTGGGCCCCGGGCCCACCAGCCCTGATTACAGGAAACATTCAGAGGAC ttttatggaACTCATTCCTCAAGCTCATCTAATGG GTCTTACAACGGGAAGCCCCACACGCGCAAATATGCCAAAATTCTCTACCACTTTGTTGCGCGGAATGCCAACgagctgtcagtgctgcaggaTGAAATCCTCGAG GTGATAGAAGATGACAAACAGTGGTGGAAACTACGGAATCGAAGCGGCCAGGCCGGCTACGTCCCATTTAACATCCTGGATGTTGTGAAGGTAGAGGATCCAGAGGGCATCTTCAACCAG caaGGCTACAGGACGTCACCTCCTCTGAGCCCTGGGAACAGTTTCAACATGGGTAGACCCCAAGACAAAA TGATGGATGAGGTCAAGAATGAGTTATTGAAGACGATCACTGCTAACAAAAGCCAGCTGCCTGCCAGGAAGTTCCGTGTGGAGCGATCATTGGGCAGCCAAGTGCCACTCACCTTTGACTCAAACCCAGAGCAGGTGACCACGTGGCTCAACTCAAAAGGTTTCTCAAAACC GACGGTTGAATGTTTAGGGATCCTGACTGGAGCCCAACTGTTTTCCCTTAACAAAGAAGAACTGAAGGCAGTGTGTGGAGACGAAGGTGGCCGTGTCTACTGTCAAGTCACTGTCCAGAAAACACAGCTagag
- the eps8l2 gene encoding epidermal growth factor receptor kinase substrate 8-like protein 2 isoform X1 yields MKSAQRNHVSSSCHCSGVARSDSKISAKALYEQRKKYSNSNFIMHETSQYHVEHLSTFIMDKTESIATVDDAIKKLVLLDSKDKIWTQEMLLQVTDKAVRLLDCDTQEELENFPLSTIHMSQTVLNQTRYPSVLLLVCQDKEQHRPDIHFFHCDEVEAEMVHADIDSAIGDNKHGKKMRLQTLKVNQEKMKRHRETILPPSAPKGPSPAPKGRVAATNTQDRRASGQNDTESHETLAQRIEKDVQILNCALDDIEIFVARLQKAAEAFSQLNQRNKSKKNKKKGPAEGMLTLRAKPPSEAEFIDSLQKLKLALNLLAKLKKHIQNPSASELVHFLFGPLELVLQSCGSPELARSVISPHLSKDAVDFLRGHLIPKEMTIFELLGDGWTKPRAEWPRDQCAPPYYPKFRNGWEPPAELFRTAPWETEGPTGPLGPGPTSPDYRKHSEDFYGTHSSSSSNGSYNGKPHTRKYAKILYHFVARNANELSVLQDEILEVIEDDKQWWKLRNRSGQAGYVPFNILDVVKVEDPEGIFNQQGYRTSPPLSPGNSFNMGRPQDKMMDEVKNELLKTITANKSQLPARKFRVERSLGSQVPLTFDSNPEQVTTWLNSKGFSKPTVECLGILTGAQLFSLNKEELKAVCGDEGGRVYCQVTVQKTQLEKTSGDSELQEIMKRRQERIDSGSKD; encoded by the exons ATGAAGAGCGCACAGCGTAACCATGTCTCCTCTTCTTGCCATTGCAGTGGAGTGGCCAGATCGGACAGCAAGATCAGCGCCAAGGCCCTCTACG aacagaggaagaaataCTCCAACTCCAACTTTATCATGCATGAGACGTCGCAGTATCATGTTGAG cacCTCTCTACGTTCATTATGGATAAGACAGAGTCCATTGCCACAGTGGACGATGCCATTAAGAAACTGGTCCTTCTGGATTCAAAGGACAAAATATGGACGCAGGAGATGCTCCTCCAGGTCACAGACAAGGCGGTCAGGCTGCTGGACTGTGACACACAG GAAGAGTTGGAGAACTTTCCTCTCTCCACCATCCACATGTCTCAGACAGTGCTGAATCAGACACGTTAcccctctgtgctgctgctcgtGTGTCAGGACAAGGAGCAGCACAGACCTGACATCCACTTCTTCCACTGTGATGAGGTGGAG GCTGAGATGGTTCATGCGGATATAGACAGTGCCATTGGAGACAACAAGCATGGAAAGAAAATGAGGCTTCAGACTCTGAA GGTGAACCAGGAGAAAATGAAGCGTCACAGGGAAACCATCCTCCCACCCTCGGCTCCCAAGGGCCCTTCACCTGCTCCTAAGGGACGAGTggcagccacaaacacacagg ATAGACGAGCCTCCGGACAAAATGACACAGAGTCACATGAAACTCTGGCCCAGCGTATTGAGAAGGATGTG CAAATCCTCAACTGTGCCCTGGATGACATAGAAATCTTTGTGGCACGGCTGCAAAAGGCAGCAGAAGCGTTTTCCCAGCTCAACCAGCGCAACAAGAGtaagaagaataagaagaaaGGACCAGCAg AGGGCATGCTGACCCTCCGAGCAAAGCCCCCCTCTGAAGCAGAGTTCATTGATAGCCTGCAGAAACTGAAGCTGGCCTTGAACCTCTTG GCCAAACTGAAGAAACACATACAGAATCCAAGTGCGTCTGAGCTGGTTCATTTCCTCTTTGGCCCTCTGGAGCTG gtgctgcagagctgtgggAGCCCTGAACTGGCACGTTCAGTCATCTCTCCTCACCTTTCCAAAGATGCTGTTGACTTCCTGCGGGGACACCTCATCCCCAAAGAGATGACCATCTTTGAGCTTCTGGGGGATGGCTGGACCAAACCCAG AGCAGAGTGGCCCAGGGATCAGTGTGCTCCTCCCTATTACCCAAAGTTCCGTAACGGCTGGGAGCCGCCGGCAGAGCTCTTCAGAACAGCCCCATGGGAAACAGAGGGGCCCACAGGGCCTCTGGGCCCCGGGCCCACCAGCCCTGATTACAGGAAACATTCAGAGGAC ttttatggaACTCATTCCTCAAGCTCATCTAATGG GTCTTACAACGGGAAGCCCCACACGCGCAAATATGCCAAAATTCTCTACCACTTTGTTGCGCGGAATGCCAACgagctgtcagtgctgcaggaTGAAATCCTCGAG GTGATAGAAGATGACAAACAGTGGTGGAAACTACGGAATCGAAGCGGCCAGGCCGGCTACGTCCCATTTAACATCCTGGATGTTGTGAAGGTAGAGGATCCAGAGGGCATCTTCAACCAG caaGGCTACAGGACGTCACCTCCTCTGAGCCCTGGGAACAGTTTCAACATGGGTAGACCCCAAGACAAAA TGATGGATGAGGTCAAGAATGAGTTATTGAAGACGATCACTGCTAACAAAAGCCAGCTGCCTGCCAGGAAGTTCCGTGTGGAGCGATCATTGGGCAGCCAAGTGCCACTCACCTTTGACTCAAACCCAGAGCAGGTGACCACGTGGCTCAACTCAAAAGGTTTCTCAAAACC GACGGTTGAATGTTTAGGGATCCTGACTGGAGCCCAACTGTTTTCCCTTAACAAAGAAGAACTGAAGGCAGTGTGTGGAGACGAAGGTGGCCGTGTCTACTGTCAAGTCACTGTCCAGAAAACACAGCTagag